A part of Aegilops tauschii subsp. strangulata cultivar AL8/78 chromosome 2, Aet v6.0, whole genome shotgun sequence genomic DNA contains:
- the LOC109773754 gene encoding disease resistance protein RGA5 isoform X2 — protein MDLLLPPISASLGAMVSLAQKLDALLDTEHTDEMRKLGTRLLELSKARDPPVTARIWMKDVRELSYDMDNFVDTEEDWIYNMSAFMGRVKEANARYERYRLESVPSHTDVFPIINHCGQKTDLVVGLHDKGGAVDRLCHLLTDGDEQLKVLSIVGVGGIGKTTLAKQLWRVHKLRDYFHCRAFVRTAKKPDMRRILRSILAQVRPHQPPDASEMGDLIHDLTEHLQDKRYVIIIDDIWDTSVWDVATCAFPEGNHGSRIITTTEIEDVALACCSYQSKYIFKMEPLSVSQSKELFTNAVFCSGKEKSPQLDEVSDEIIRRCDGLPQAIISISSVLGSQREANAVESWEQVQHFLLTSTTSVEILNFCYNSLPSCVQTCLLYLGIYPENYIILKEDIMKQWVAECFIRAPTEKEKMEVAGSYFDILVNMGMIQHIDVDYSSEVLYYAVHHMVHDLITSKSIEDNFITVIDYSQRQVRLSNKVSRLSLQFGGATFASTPASTGLSQIRSLTFIGLMSCFPSVVEFKLLRFLNLHIWSDQPSTYFDLRVICEFVLLRYLQVTCSDTVYLPDQMQGLKHLETLEINARVIVIPSDIVHLQSLLHLRLGGGTELPDVTGIPRNVTVPSVANLLDESSSPPKSVMTIELLPPICRIPEWIGQLNNLCILKVVVGELLRDDIHILGGLPALTVLTLHVQRRTTELIGFAPGTFNALEYFEFRCGVLRLMFEEGAMPNLQRIKLGFNSHRGEQYDRLLVGIEHLSNVQEISGIIGSTVRAEEYDLQAAESAFKDATGKHPSNVNIKRTDIAVEEYSPLEKQHLVRGKHPSTSSEQRGSQKQESQQAIKQNAHSNSQLINRIRDDKKHASVELQNDPPASTQKRIVFKIADTIDDRGKSRAFKALSKLHGIDQLVVDMKEGKLTVVGGVDPVLVVSALRAKFKGAHLISVGPSTQVIKPEGRASVELPNDPRSSVQKGPIR, from the exons ATGGATCTGCTGCTACCGCCGATTAGTGCTTCTCTTGGTGCCATGGTCTCCCTTGCACAGAAGCTGGATGCGCTCCTCGATACAGAACACACGGATGAGATGAGGAAACTCGGAACCCGGCTACTGGAGCTCTCCAAGGCACGAGACCCTCCCGTTACAGCCAGGATCTGGATGAAGGATGTGCGTGAACTATCCTATGACATGGACAACTTTGTCGACACTGAAGAAGATTGGATCTACAACATGTCAGCATTCATGGGTCGTGTGAAGGAAGCAAATGCACGGTACGAGCGGTACAGGCTTGAGAGCGTCCCCAGCCACACAGATGTCTTTCCAATCATTAACCACTGTGGTCAGAAGACAGATCTGGTCGTCGGCCTTCATGACAAGGGTGGCGCGGTTGATAGGCTCTGCCATTTGCTGACCGATGGAGATGAGCAGCTCAAGGTGCTATCCATTGTCGGTGTTGGAGGAATCGGGAAGACCACGCTTGCCAAACAGCTATGGCGTGTGCACAAACTCAGGGACTACTTCCACTGCCGGGCTTTTGTGCGGACCGCCAAGAAACCAGACATGAGGAGGATCCTAAGGAGCATACTCGCACAAGTTCGTCCGCACCAACCACCTGATGCTAGCGAGATGGGCGACCTCATTCACGACCTCACTGAGCATCTACAGGATAAAAG GTATGTTATTATAATTGATGACATATGGGATACATCAGTATGGGATGTTGCTACATGTGCTTTCCCAGAGGGTAATCATGGAAGCAGGATAATAACAACAACAGAAATTGAGGATGTTGCTCTTGCATGCTGTAGTTACCAGTCCAAGTACATATTTAAGATGGAGCCACTCAGTGTCAGTCAATCAAAAGAATTGTTCACCAATGCAGTTTTTTGCTCTGGAAAAGAGAAATCTCCCCAATTGGATGAAGTGTCAGATGAGATTATAAGAAGATGTGATGGTTTACCACAGGCAATTATCAGCATTTCAAGTGTTCTAGGAAGCCAAAGGGAAGCAAATGCAGTAGAGAGCTGGGAGCAAGTACAACATTTTTTGCTAACAAGTACAACTTCTGTCGAGATACTGAACTTTTGCTACAATAGTCTTCCCAGTTGTGTTCAGACATGTCTGTTGTATCTTGGCATATACCCAGAGAACTATATAATCTTGAAGGAAGATATAATGAAGCAATGGGTAGCTGAATGCTTTATCCGTGCACCAACAGAGAAAGAAAAAATGGAGGTTGCTGGGAGCTATTTTGATATTCTTGTCAATATGGGCATGATCCAACATATAGACGTAGACTATAGCAGTGAGGTATTGTACTATGCAGTGCATCACATGGTACATGATCTTATTACTTCTAAGTCCATAGAAGATAATTTTATCACTGTGATAGATTATTCTCAGAGGCAAGTGCGGCTTTCTAATAAGGTTAGTCGTTTGTCCCTCCAGTTTGGCGGTGCAACATTTGCAAGTACACCAGCAAGTACTGGACTATCACAAATTCGGTCGCTTACTTTTATTGGACTGATGAGCTGCTTTCCTTCAGTTGTGGAGTTTAAGCTTCTTCGATTTCTGAACCTTCATATTTGGAGTGATCAACCAAGCACATACTTCGACCTCAGGGTTATCTGTGAATTTGTTCTGTTGAGATATTTGCAGGTCACCTGCAGTGACACCGTATATCTTCCAGATCAGATGCAAGGTCTGAAACACTTGGAAACACTTGAAATAAATGCAAGAGTAATAGTTATTCCATCGGATATTGTTCATCTTCAGAGCTTGTTGCATCTCCGTCTCGGAGGTGGGACAGAACTGCCCGATGTGACTGGTATACCCAGAAATGTTACTGTGCCTAGTGTTGCCAATTTATTGGATGAGTCAAGCAGTCCTCCAAAATCAGTGATGACAATCGAGTTGTTGCCACCCATTTGTAGAATCCCCGAGTGGATTGGACAGCTTAACAACCTCTGCATTCTGAAAGTTGTCGTCGGTGAACTGCTAAGGGATGATATCCATATCCTGGGAGGATTGCCAGCCCTGACTGTTCTCACATTGCATGTCCAGCGACGAACTACAGAACTAATTGGCTTCGCACCTGGAACATTTAATGCTCTAGAATATTTTGAGTTCAGGTGTGGCGTACTGCGCCTGATGTTTGAGGAAGGAGCAATGCCCAATCTTCAGAGGATTAAGCTAGGTTTCAATTCTCACAGAGGAGAACAGTATGATCGTTTGCTTGTGGGCATTGAGCACCTGTCAAACGTCCAGGAGATTTCGGGAATAATTGGGTCAACTGTCCGTGCAGAGGAATATGACTTGCAGGCTGCAGAGTCTGCATTCAAGGATGCCACTGGCAAACATCCTAGCAACGTCAACATAAAAAGAACAGATATTGCTGTAGAAGAGTATAGTCCTCTAGAAAAACAGCATTTGGTCCGAGGGAAACACCCATCGACATCAAGTGAACAACGTGGAAGTCAAAAACAAGAGTCCCAGCAAGCTATAAAGCAAAACGCCCATAGCAATTCTCAGTTAATTAATAG GATACGTGATGACAAGAAACATGCAAGTGTGGAGCTACAGAATGACCCGCCGGCATCGACGCAGAAG AGGATCGTGTTCAAGATAGCGGACACTATAGATGACCGGGGGAAGTCCCGTGCCTTTAAAGCCCTTTCGAAGCTCCATG GGATAGATCAGCTGGTGGTGGACATGAAGGAAGGGAAGCTAACGGTGGTCGGAGGCGTGGACCCGGTGCTTGTAGTGAGCGCGTTGAGGGCCAAGTTCAAAGGTGCGCATCTCATCAGCGTTGGGCCTTCCACCCAGGTGATCAAGCCTGAGGGACGAGCAAGTGTGGAGCTACCGAATGACCCGCGATCATCGGTGCAGAAG